The nucleotide window gtgtgtgcgtttgcgtgcgtgagtttgcgtgcgtgcgtgcgtgcgtgcgtgtgcatgcaaatacgtataaatttatactcattaattcacctaaagccttataaatatcccattacccttcgccttaaccaggtacttcagaatcttgccagagtcgtgaagtttaaatggtcaggagaccagagaaaaggtcagaaaaaaataaagagaaaagaaagataaatcaaagtgaaatccagcaccgaccaaacacttcctgccttccccatgattacaaaatcaaagtcttacgccaaccccggaagcctctaaattccagcaaatttagcgagatctcaagagaccagaggaaaaactaaagagaggaaggagggaaggatcgataaggcagagtgagatccatagaagccagtacatccaatccatcaaagttaaatccagcaccaacaaaaccccttacaaaaccagagtcttatgccaaccccagaaacctcaaacttccaataaattgagatctcaagtgaccagaggaaaaactaaagagaggaaggagggaaggatagataaagcaaagtgagatccacagacaccagcacccactgattcaaggggctgtgggagggagaggctacttctgttgagtttcagtagatgctggtgcgacggatctggcatgcataaggaccaccaccaaagaaagaagccgtcaaccgcggtccagcaaagcgagcaccgccccccccccccgaaatccccaggccgtggcagcaccaaggccacccccaagccacccgagcggacattTGTAAACTCTCCTTATGCGGTTGTGGTTGTTGCAGCGCATCATCTTATCACACACCCGTCCTGTATGCAACAGAGCTTTAAAGGTGGTAGAGTACAACTGTTTCACTAGGACTATATGTGTGAGGGAATGTTACTTAAAGCCTGGCCACTTTAAAGTTGATAAATCATGGCCTCTTAGAATTGTACTTTAAATCCTCAAGTTGCTAAGTCATGGCCCCTTAGAATTGTCACCACTTTTTCCCTTCAGAAGGAGCCCGTGCCTCTTACTCAACAaacatattttgtctttttttcttttttttttaaagttcaaaTTCATTATGCAAAGGCACTGCTATTGAGGCAAAGTACTGTATAACAACAGaaaattgttttctttgacACACAATAACAAAGTGAACGCTGGTCTCTCATTATTCTCACAATGACGTCAGAGTGGAAGGCCTGATTCATAAGACACTGATGTGGTGGAgaatagaacaaaaaagaagaagttgtcTGTTCTCAAACACACCACAACGACGAACACttaaaataatcattgaaaTGCTACGATGTGCTGAAGTGGTTAGCGTGTCTGTTTCACAGATAGGACACCATTTGTTTATAGTTGGATAAATGTTTAGTAAATGCGTTGAAGCATACGGGCCATGAAAACTATCGTCAATAAACAGTTTACTGCATTACAGTGAGCACTCATAATTGTCGGGGGAGAATTGGGTGAAATCTTTACCGGAATAcacagtaggaaaaaaaaaagtttgtaaacaatctATTGCAGTAGTCGCATTTGTCCAGAAGAGAGAGACTGTGATGCTTGTTGCagtactgtatactgtacacCAACctagacacgcttaggaccaccccctcatttgaatcatATTTCATGACACAGTTCAAGCTGACAGCGAATAAATATGAGAACAGAGCAttttcattgattgattgatcgatATTTAATTTCTATTTTTCTTATGCCCcatcaatctaaaaaaaataaaaaatcacaacttacattttatattttataggtTTAATTTTTGTACATTAAGCATTTAGATCAGCTGTCATTAACCTTTTGGAGAgtgagagctacttcttggctactgattgtgggaatgctttagcattcccgttattgtgaattttattctccacacttttttgccgcctaacaactcccacataatccttccaatttacattgttcaaatttcaactagcttcaaaaattcacgcctcccggggtatatatatcgtctgattccacattacttactgtatttgcacaattaaacatttaatatcaacttctttcccattcattttcaatgggacagtcattgaactttttccaagtatcagtttccacacccacttccatatatataacttatcaccattaccaggtgtctgatactgctcggtgccacagttggtaaagagcattgtccagtaaccaggaagtcataatttcataatttatcgctcaatttgctttcagcattcccacgcaatttctccagaaattgcacttagtctagtttgatATATACTTCTGAAAAAGACGTTTTGTGTTTCAAATTACCTTTAATAATATTAGTATGTGCTAttgttggcattcacctttgtgAAAGGCACTGATCATGTTCATGATTTCTCTCAataatgagggaaaaaaaaaacatcatacgCAACACTATTTTCATAACTGTCTGCTAGTGTTTGCGTTTTTAAATGATCACTTCTAAAACCTCCTAGAAAAATCACTATGTCCTATCACTGCtgagctatttttaaaatagccACTCgagcgcctagaaattctgtccataaaatgaacaaaatcagTGACAAATGGCAGCCTTGGAGCAGTCCAACCCTCACAGAAAATGACGCACCGTGTTGCAATGCCTCTGTTAACTACAGTTCAACTCCATCTGTTCCGATTTCAACATGTGCAGGCGTTAATATTTTCAAGCTTAATTGGTGCACTGCTTTAATCCCTTTATTTTATGACTAAAGATGAAAgtcagtcatttttattttgtttgctcCTTCTCATGATATTGATTTTCAATTTGCAGAGAAACATAAAAGAATAGTATTCCATTGAATAATAAATCTTATAGATACTGCCCTTCATGAAGAACCCTTTCGGAACCTTTACTTCTAAGcatgtgacgcgcatgcgcatcgGCCACCTTGGATCATTAACTATGGCAACCACATAGGTCCAAAAACGTTcacatatacaaaataaaacacatttgtgaaaaGTACAGGACAGGtgcacgttttttgttgttgttgtttttttaatttttttttttttttttattactattattgttattattttaatcaaagTTCTGTACCCAAGTATATCTTGTACGAATAGATAAGATGTGACATATTTGCTGTGAGAGTGGgtacagtttatttttattgtctttagaacaatgTGTGGCCAAACTCATAGCAtagggttttatatatatatatatatataggggggGGCACGTCTTCAGATAGGATCTTGCCTttgatgcaagaaaaaaaaaaaatgaccgatCTGTCAAAACGAGTAAACTGAATCTGAAACTTTTTTACcaaatcaatcatttttgttttacttcgGCTCTTCCGTTATTGGCATTTGGGATTGACAAATGAGTACAATATTTGGTTTCACCCcaataaatgaaattttaaatatttacatttagggTCAACGTTAATATTTATATCTAGCATTTATATTTTCAATTACTATGTATGTTTAGGTTTAGCATTTAAATTTAGAATTATTTACATCTACCACTTATTTTTATAGTTAGCACATTTAGCATTTGGGTGTCacatttaatgtttaaattCTCAAAAATgcacaccttttctttttctttttcttttttttaattgttggacggtaaatgtgacaaaatgttgctgttattttCAGCATAAGCATTTTACAGACGTCACCTGTGGTGATGCAGAGAGAGGgaagaaagtctcttctttgcaTACGCACAGCTCACCACAGCACTTCATAGCGTACATAACATACACTGTACTGTAAAGGGccaaagaaaagcaaaacatgAGTTAACCTTTGATGCTGCCTGAAGTGATTTCTTACAAGTTACACTCTAAATGACATATTACTTGACATGCTAATGTCATGCAAGCTCAGTGATTTGTGCGGGTTGcttattaaaaatgacaaaacttgCTGCAGCCTACAAGGTTACGTAACGTGTGGCTCCTTTGTAACATTTCCAACACCGGTGCTGTCATTTCTCGATCAAATGTGACTTTGTTTACATACGCTGTGAAGCACTTTCCAGTCACCTCAGGTGGCACAGTGGGCTTTTATGTGTTTGTGCCCTAGTTCCCATAAGGGGAGTCCTTCGAACATTTTCTGTTGACGCGTTTACTGTGATAACATTTTCCTCGCTGAATCACAGACGACGCCGTGTAGTGGTGCCACCGCTGCGAACAGGGAACTCTTGTGTTGCCGTCAGCCATTCCGGCAGCTACCGCGCTTAAAGTTCCTTTGAAATACCAGTTTGCTTATTCTACTGTGCTAACTAAATATGCAGAGTACCGTTTAGGAAACCTCAGATTCACTGGAGGGAAAGGCTGCATCAGTGTTGATGGCTCTACCcactaatccccccccccccccccccctttttttttttaatgctcagaTCCGCTTCTCAGATTGTAATCAATTACAATAACTTTCTTATAATTCTTTCTTTTGAACTTTTCAGGCTtgcttttttcaaaaataatttaaaaatagaaaagaagaaagttaaTATTTAGGCCAAATGCATCCGAAAGGGAGCTCAATTTAAACAGTCAAAATGTTTGTACTTTTTACCTAAGATTGTGAATCTTTCCTCGCCTGTTACATGCTCCttttgtttgtacttttttttaattattttttttatatatactaaTTACAATTCACaccacattattatttttaactggttggcagcgcacttaataactcatttgcgcctaataacgtataaatatgtttttttaatgttctaagtcccaaagacgtatttatacgtttttttgtttgtttgtttttttatgctagagcatacagaaggctttgatgcagcctctcaactgcaaagaacggttacagaaatgatagttattacacaaacggccagcaggtggcagcagagcaaaggagatcaaccaggggaatctagaaaaaaaagctaaattacttagaattttaaatagatttgtgaaaactgatgaaacttagctctcttctaatgctaattgctgcaaaacggaaacagatagaaacatactttttcttcctgatgaaagaagagactttaatgtttcttttggtaggttccatgcttttatagcaatcgaacacaatattctgtgtgggccttgcaaaatcagtcaaaatccagtaaaacagccggaagcgaacgtcattacttctgtgaaaatggatgggagtgaatgatttaatgacggatttccccatctgcgcgtgtttagtgaattaggcgctcccggactGCTGCATTTTTAACGGTTAGCGCCACGCAAAGGCtacacaaacctttagtgaatctaccccttTGTCTTTAACATAcatccgaattgtccctaagtctgtttgtgagtgtggatggtttgtgtctgtgtgtcctgcgattggctggcaacacaTGAAATGTGCTTTTAGATCAAATAATTTACATTCTACACTTGTTTACTTTTAGCTCAATAGGAAAGTCATGATTAGCttggttggttgattggttGGATAATGAACTCTGAACCCTGAGCTCCATATGTTTTGAAAATGGTTTCAAGCTGACAAACAATGGTTGGCGCATGGCCAGACTGGAGGCTGCCAAattgacccccccccctttgCTTTTCGACTCCCCACATGACGCAGCGTGGCCAGTACACACATCCTGCCTTTGTGGGCCCGGAATTCCAAGAATGTAGACGACTGCCCTTCTCCCTGATGTTGCCCATCAAGGTGTTGGCCTCCCCCCACCATCCAGACACTCCCACCCTAGTGGTTTCTCAACACAGCTGTCTGGGGGTTTGTAGAAGTCAGTTTTTGCACTCTGGTGTGTATCCTCCCGCAGCGACGTGACCGCGTCAGACTTGAGTGGCAGCACCTGCTCTGGAACTGACATGCCACCATTTTAGATACATCGGCACCCTCAAAGTTAGTTTGGCGTCTTTTCATGCGCAAATGTATCTTTGGCGTTTTGTCCTTGATGGCTAAAAATTCTGACCTTGTGGTTGAGGTGatttttgtcaagtgctgcttttaagTTCAATAGCAAACTGTTTGTCAACAGGATTCAAAAGGACACACCAATGCCAAAGAACTGGTGGCAGTAAAGCGAGACTGCAGTCGTCACCCGCGTCTGGAACACAGACGTAGATCTATCACTTCTTTAATCCAAACAAACACTTGCGATGGGTGACAAAGGGAAGGTTGGCTTTTTCCTGCCGCTCATGAGAACTCGAGATTAGACCTGTATTTCCTGGAATGCGGCCCATTCGGAAagaggatgggggggggggacacaggATGTCCTGAGTGAGTTGCAGTCCCACAACACAGTGTGGTGTTGTTCACGGGGACTGCGAGCACATCCCAGGTTGGAAGCTGCCACCGTGATGGAGTATGTTTTCCTTTTCAGTGCTTCCATTACACCTGTTGTTTTTCCAACTTTCGTGACTTCACTCAACTACAGTATGACTAGACGTATCTAAAAGGAACTGACACATTTGACAGGGTGCGGTTACTTTAGTACTTCAGTACAAATAAACGAAAACAACTCATTTTGAAGCTCAacttgaacacatttttttgtcagcctctCTTGTGCTGGTGATATTACAGAGGGGGTGGAGCCATGAGTGTCTATAAGTGCAGGTCTTGTCGAGGGAAACCTCTTCATGAGGTAGAGCCGGGCTGACAGTTAGACACATATCGCAGCTGAGTGGTGTACTTTATTGCAAGGATGCCTCGTTCGAGAGCTGACTAACAAAACTCCACTTTGGACACAGCTGTCTTCTAAGTATCCTGTTAAAATTCTTTTCAAACTTTGTACAAATATTGCACCAAGGATGCTTTACCTTACTGTTAGTTTGCACCAGATCTTTTCCACCCTGTTTGTGGTCTGCAGCACTGTGGTGATGGTGAGTACTAGTGCTCTGCACTATCATCAGGATTTCAAACAAGCTGACCTCTGACCCTGTTCCTTAGGCAGATGACGAATGTCCACCTGTGTGCTCGTGTGCTGCCTCATCCCCGATGTGTCCAGCGGGTGTCAGCTGGGTGACGGACCACTGCGGCTGCTGTAAAATATGTGCGAGGCAGTTCAATGAAGACTGCAGCGCTACTCAGCCCTGCGATCACATCAGGGGGCTACGCTGCCACCTCGGGGCTGGAGGAGACCCCGGAAGAGGACTCTGCCGAGGTGAGCGTGCTACTACCTAGAGgggatgaaaacacaaaatagaGCACATCTTTGAAAACTTTTTAAGTAGGATGACgagattttcaaaatttaaaaaaaaaaaaaaaggacactacaaattcactgaaaatcaaatatacaatagtTCTCATCATAACAAATTCAATCTTTAGTTATTCTGGTTTTgtttttagctaatgctaaatgctatcttggttgacagttcaacagctgtaaatAAGTCAACACTCGCACCATTGTTCAACCTTTTTTGCTGAGTCCCGGCAGCTGTTGGAAGGTGGCTGTGCCGGTTAATTTGCACCGGTCATGGATTGTGACATTGGAAATATGTCGCCCCAAAAGCTAAGCTTGCATTGACTCTGACCAGCGACCGCAGCATTTGGCTAGTTGGACTCAGcgttgccaggtgggaaatataggaTTAACATACCATAGACTCAAAATTATCGTCTTTTGTTGGAAATTATCGTACACCCGTCATAACCAAAATACACTGATTCGCGACAGTCAAATATAGTCGTTCTTGTATTTAAAAGCGCTCACCGCTCACAGGCACTCAAGGCTTCGTTGCGAATTAatgtcactgatctgtatatattactggataggtggTTTGAGTCCTGCGTGATTTCCTGTTTGGGAGCGTCCCCTGCGGGCGGGCACTtaccattcagccaatcaatgcatggACGTCTCCACAGtaacagttaaattcctttttaattggtttatcgtatgaatcactatgacaactgtgtgattgacattgaCATGGCCCAACCAAATGGCTTGCTTGGctagactgaaaaaaaaaaagaaaaagaaaaaaaaaaagggacagtGGGAGAGGACGCGTAAAAATGAGGGGTGGGTGAAATCCAAAATTGAGAGTTTTGACACCTGGTCACCCTATTTTgaagttaactcttttactgccgcacattatcaaagaaaaactttgatatgacagaggctttgatcattgacgaaaagagatacaatgcttccatctgctggccatagtttagagtgttttagattccacaatccattgaccaggtagcactgcacttagacgttgcactgagaattaaaaaaaaattaaaaaaatgttgacgttatttaacgtttatggcaatatacgtcgtgactttactgatcgttattaaacgtgtttggcggtcaaagagttaatacaaTACTGCATTATATAGTCATACTGGAGAGTGTTTTCCCTCTACTATACTCTGTCCCCCTTTAATAACAATGATAAGTCCTGTTCTCATAGatatgttttgtgtttcttgTGTGCATGAGACTAGCTGAGGCTCACGGTCTACCCTGCGAGTTCAACGGCCAGTTGTACCAGCACAGCGAGAACTTCCAACCCAGCTGCCAGCACCAGTGCACCTGTATCAATGGAGTGGTGGGCTGCATGCCCCTCTGTCCTAACCAAGTTCCCGTGCCCAACTTGCACTGCTCGCGGCCCCGGCTGGCACGGCTCGAAAACAGTTGCTGCGAGGAGTGGTTGTGCGACGACGACAACCACATCAGAGCGGAGCCAGAAGAAATGACACGCACGCCTCTGTCAGACAGCCAGCCTCTTCCCAACCACATCAGTGCTTTGCTGCCGCCCTACCCACAGCCTCGACGACCAGCTGCCACTGGTGGGACCGTGTTCAGAGGTAAAAGCTTACAGTCGTCTTCTTTGATGCCTTTCTTGGTCATAAAGTGAATTTGAGTGAAGTAAAAATAACGTGCAATATAATCTGCAACAGAACAGTTCTAATAGGGTTGCAAACGGCGCACGACGACAAACTGGAGCACTTGCTGAGTGCTAAGGCAGCATGCTATCCTTcacttatttttaatgtactgtatttaggAAAAAGTGTTTCAATACATTGCTACATatgacgatatattgatatAATTATGAAATTAATACAAAATTATAAGTCGCATTGAGTTGTGCACCAACCACAAACTCATAATAGCGCTTACTACTCAGGACtcccaaatatataaataagtgGGAAGTATAATATTATTGACCGTGATGTATGATGATACAGTGACTTATACCAAATATTTACAGTCCGTATATGAAATTGTAGATTTGCATCCAGTATTATCAGGCCAAATCATGTTGATCCGAATCCCTCGACTGTGCAGGCAATTATAAAATGTTGGTAAACATGGAACCACTGTTGTCATTTTTgctagtgtcttttttttgtgtggaaaaataATAGCTGGATGGGTTGGAAAAGTCGCTAAATATAGTAAAAACGTCGCTAAGTTGGTAACGCTGCAGATACAAAGCTCTTGCTCGCTACCTCGCTTGCACTATTAGccttgtcttttgttttgtaatgAAGCTTTAGCACATTTCTCTAGGGCTTGGTGTCGATTCTAATTTCGCCCATCGATTCAATTTTGATttagattttgatttttttgatttttttttcagattcgaGTCACTTCAATCTGTTATTGATTAATTAAAGAACATCAATTCTAAAATattaaggacatgataaaaactccacaatcagcaaggatgagatgaaaatattttcataattcaaattcaataattgtaaataaaaactaaaaagattctgaattgtcttaaagtgcaacaaATCaggtttttcaaaaatgtaagaaaatattaatttgatttcatttaacctttatttaaccaggtcgGTTCCACTGAGATT belongs to Festucalex cinctus isolate MCC-2025b chromosome 5, RoL_Fcin_1.0, whole genome shotgun sequence and includes:
- the ccn1l2 gene encoding cellular communication network factor 1, like 2 isoform X1; amino-acid sequence: MLYLTVSLHQIFSTLFVVCSTVVMADDECPPVCSCAASSPMCPAGVSWVTDHCGCCKICARQFNEDCSATQPCDHIRGLRCHLGAGGDPGRGLCRAEAHGLPCEFNGQLYQHSENFQPSCQHQCTCINGVVGCMPLCPNQVPVPNLHCSRPRLARLENSCCEEWLCDDDNHIRAEPEEMTRTPLSDSQPLPNHISALLPPYPQPRRPAATGGTVFRAITTFPMSDLSLESSCFPQTTAWTECSTSCGMGISSRVTNNNPDCQLIRETRLCQIRLCHLELPMTIKGKKCQRTVRPREPLQITFAGCSTVERFRPRTCGSCLDGRCCSPSVARTVRLHFRCLDGDGFFRNLMWIHRCSCGKTCRAHSGPSSPSLSLHNDIHTFRR
- the ccn1l2 gene encoding cellular communication network factor 1, like 2 isoform X2 — protein: MADDECPPVCSCAASSPMCPAGVSWVTDHCGCCKICARQFNEDCSATQPCDHIRGLRCHLGAGGDPGRGLCRAEAHGLPCEFNGQLYQHSENFQPSCQHQCTCINGVVGCMPLCPNQVPVPNLHCSRPRLARLENSCCEEWLCDDDNHIRAEPEEMTRTPLSDSQPLPNHISALLPPYPQPRRPAATGGTVFRAITTFPMSDLSLESSCFPQTTAWTECSTSCGMGISSRVTNNNPDCQLIRETRLCQIRLCHLELPMTIKGKKCQRTVRPREPLQITFAGCSTVERFRPRTCGSCLDGRCCSPSVARTVRLHFRCLDGDGFFRNLMWIHRCSCGKTCRAHSGPSSPSLSLHNDIHTFRR